One genomic window of Phycisphaeraceae bacterium includes the following:
- a CDS encoding VOC family protein, with amino-acid sequence MTGSIASTMLTSPAAGQTAAAPSESGGKGGSLVARLRGVQHVGLTVQNMDRAFEFYTEVLGGTEIMRDGDFQGERIHNTLLTDQEIEARVRKINPRTMGIPDLKNGLQRLDVRFIQFDNVVLELLQYRDAGQPSGTGDSFAAPLDLMSPAFPRMMHICFHIRDDADFNTFIADLEAEASRRGMSQVKANRVVTVTTEEARLAAPLEANSNGVTEGRSNGWRLIYCKGPEGEQLEFVQALPPVKRVFDEAREARQGASRR; translated from the coding sequence GTGACCGGATCGATCGCCTCCACCATGCTTACCAGTCCGGCCGCGGGTCAAACAGCGGCCGCCCCGAGTGAGAGCGGGGGAAAGGGCGGATCGCTCGTGGCTCGGCTGCGGGGGGTGCAGCACGTCGGCCTCACCGTCCAGAACATGGACCGGGCCTTCGAGTTTTACACGGAGGTCCTCGGCGGCACCGAGATCATGCGCGACGGCGATTTCCAGGGGGAACGAATCCACAACACGTTGCTCACCGACCAGGAGATTGAGGCACGCGTGCGGAAGATCAATCCACGCACCATGGGAATCCCGGATCTGAAGAACGGCTTACAGCGGCTCGATGTTCGGTTCATCCAGTTTGACAACGTGGTGCTCGAACTGCTGCAGTACCGAGACGCCGGTCAGCCTTCCGGCACAGGCGACAGCTTCGCCGCGCCCCTGGATCTCATGAGCCCTGCCTTCCCGCGGATGATGCATATCTGCTTCCACATCCGGGACGATGCCGACTTCAACACATTCATCGCAGACCTGGAGGCAGAGGCGTCCCGCCGGGGCATGTCCCAAGTGAAGGCGAATCGTGTTGTCACCGTAACCACCGAAGAGGCGCGGCTCGCCGCACCCCTTGAGGCCAACAGCAACGGCGTCACGGAGGGCCGGTCCAATGGCTGGCGGTTGATCTACTGCAAGGGTCCAGAGGGCGAGCAGCTTGAGTTCGTGCAGGCGCTCCCGCCGGTCAAACGCGTCTTCGACGAGGCGAGAGAGGCTCGGCAAGGCGCTTCTAGACGTTGA
- a CDS encoding DUF3185 family protein: MQPQRIVGIALLIIGAILLIMGLQAFDSFGSQVSEFFTGSPTDRAVWMTIGGIAAIAVGIASTLVPSRAGRQ, encoded by the coding sequence ATGCAACCCCAACGCATTGTCGGAATCGCGCTGCTGATCATCGGCGCCATCCTGCTCATCATGGGGCTCCAGGCGTTTGACTCCTTCGGCTCGCAGGTCTCAGAGTTCTTCACCGGCTCCCCGACCGACCGTGCCGTGTGGATGACCATCGGTGGCATCGCGGCGATTGCCGTGGGCATCGCTTCGACCCTGGTGCCATCCCGAGCCGGCCGTCAGTAG
- a CDS encoding copper-translocating P-type ATPase, with protein MSHQHDHHQETDQDARIANPAIERCDLAIEGMSCASCAVRIEKRLSRQPGVATAGVNFATKVATVRYDPSVIDPSRLATAVEDLGYTAVVHSSPGKVGRPAPPHGHAGHDHASMRAPSGPSAGDAADHSAHMHAGEGEARRVLVRTIVGAALALPVLVIAMSHGRVAAFNVSWINWLQLSLTAPVVFWCGWQFFRSAWRGLVHFSANMDTLVAMGTGAAFFYSFAATVWPEFFAHASGGSTHAGSAATTVPVYYEAAAVIVVLILLGKYFEARATGRTTAAIKRLVGLQAKTARIVRGGFEQDVPVESVAVGDTVLVRPGEKIPVDGRVESGRSAVDESMLTGESIPVEKAADDSVFGATMNSTGSLRLVATKVGADTALQQIVRLVQEAQGSKAPIARLVDRISGIFVPVVIVTALATFAVWWLVWTGDERLSMALIAGVSVLIIACPCALGLATPTAVMVGTGRGAEQGILIKGGEALETAHKLTAIVLDKTGTITEGRPSVAEVAPATGFDDAELVRVAASAERHSEHPLAAAIVREAAARGVSLSEPERFEAIVGHGVEAVVDGRAVLVGNAAMLEQRGIKVTLGGRAEELAGQGRTPMFVAVDGREAGIVAVADTVRPESKGAIAAMHGMGLRVVMLTGDNRRVAEAVASSVAVDQVFAEVLPKDKAEHVRSLQSEGHVVAMVGDGINDAPALTQADVGMAIGTGTDVAMESADITLMRGDLRAVAGAIRLSRATMRTIRQNLFWAFIYNTIGIPIAAGVLYPVTGWLLSPIIASGAMAFSSVSVVLNSLRLRHARLE; from the coding sequence ATGAGCCATCAACACGACCACCACCAAGAGACCGATCAGGACGCTCGTATCGCCAACCCGGCGATAGAGCGCTGTGATCTTGCTATCGAAGGGATGTCGTGCGCCTCCTGCGCGGTGCGCATTGAGAAGCGGTTGAGCAGGCAGCCCGGAGTGGCCACGGCCGGCGTGAACTTCGCGACGAAGGTGGCAACGGTGCGGTACGACCCGTCGGTGATTGATCCATCCCGACTGGCGACTGCAGTCGAAGACCTCGGCTACACCGCGGTCGTGCACTCGTCACCAGGCAAGGTTGGGCGACCTGCTCCACCACACGGGCACGCGGGCCACGACCACGCGTCGATGCGGGCGCCCAGCGGTCCATCCGCCGGCGATGCCGCAGATCACTCCGCGCACATGCATGCAGGGGAGGGCGAGGCCCGCAGGGTTCTGGTCAGGACCATCGTGGGCGCGGCGCTGGCGCTCCCGGTGCTCGTCATCGCGATGTCGCACGGGCGGGTGGCCGCGTTCAACGTCTCGTGGATCAACTGGCTCCAGCTCAGCCTTACGGCACCGGTCGTGTTCTGGTGTGGATGGCAGTTCTTTCGATCGGCATGGAGGGGGCTCGTTCACTTCAGTGCGAACATGGACACGCTTGTCGCGATGGGGACGGGCGCGGCGTTCTTCTATTCGTTCGCGGCCACGGTCTGGCCGGAGTTCTTTGCGCACGCGTCCGGCGGTTCCACGCACGCCGGCTCCGCGGCGACGACGGTTCCGGTGTACTACGAGGCCGCGGCGGTCATTGTCGTGCTCATCCTTCTCGGAAAATACTTTGAAGCCCGGGCGACGGGACGCACGACCGCCGCGATCAAGAGGCTGGTCGGGTTGCAGGCCAAGACTGCTCGGATCGTACGAGGCGGGTTCGAGCAGGATGTGCCGGTCGAGTCTGTGGCCGTCGGCGATACGGTGCTGGTGCGGCCGGGCGAAAAGATCCCGGTTGACGGGCGTGTGGAGAGCGGCCGGTCGGCTGTCGATGAGTCGATGCTGACCGGCGAGAGCATCCCGGTGGAGAAAGCGGCTGATGACAGTGTCTTCGGCGCCACCATGAACTCGACGGGGTCGCTACGGCTGGTCGCGACGAAGGTCGGCGCCGACACGGCGCTGCAGCAGATCGTCCGGCTTGTGCAGGAGGCCCAGGGAAGCAAGGCCCCGATCGCGCGACTGGTCGACCGCATCAGCGGGATCTTCGTACCGGTCGTCATCGTCACCGCGCTGGCGACCTTCGCGGTCTGGTGGCTGGTGTGGACGGGAGACGAACGCCTCAGCATGGCCCTGATCGCGGGTGTGTCGGTGCTCATCATCGCGTGTCCCTGTGCGCTCGGCCTGGCGACGCCAACGGCGGTCATGGTCGGCACCGGACGGGGCGCCGAGCAGGGGATTCTCATCAAGGGCGGGGAGGCTCTTGAGACGGCCCACAAGCTGACCGCGATCGTTCTCGATAAGACGGGCACAATCACGGAGGGCAGGCCGTCGGTGGCTGAGGTGGCGCCCGCCACGGGTTTCGACGACGCCGAACTTGTGAGGGTGGCCGCGTCGGCCGAGCGCCACAGCGAGCATCCGCTCGCGGCCGCGATTGTTCGCGAGGCGGCGGCGCGGGGCGTGTCGCTCTCGGAGCCAGAGCGGTTCGAGGCAATCGTTGGGCACGGAGTCGAAGCCGTCGTCGATGGTCGGGCCGTGCTCGTCGGGAACGCGGCGATGCTCGAGCAGCGTGGCATCAAGGTCACCCTCGGCGGAAGGGCCGAGGAACTCGCAGGGCAGGGGCGAACGCCGATGTTTGTGGCCGTGGATGGACGCGAGGCCGGGATCGTGGCGGTCGCAGACACCGTTCGTCCTGAGTCCAAGGGCGCGATCGCGGCCATGCATGGAATGGGCCTCCGCGTCGTCATGCTGACCGGCGACAACCGCCGCGTCGCCGAGGCCGTCGCCTCCAGCGTCGCCGTCGATCAGGTCTTCGCCGAGGTGCTGCCAAAGGACAAGGCGGAGCACGTGCGGTCGCTCCAGTCCGAGGGGCATGTCGTGGCCATGGTCGGAGACGGGATCAACGATGCGCCGGCCCTCACTCAGGCCGACGTAGGCATGGCGATCGGTACGGGAACCGACGTAGCAATGGAATCGGCCGACATCACGCTGATGCGGGGCGACCTTCGGGCGGTGGCCGGCGCCATCAGGCTGTCGCGAGCCACCATGCGGACGATCAGGCAGAACCTCTTCTGGGCGTTCATCTACAACACCATCGGCATCCCCATCGCCGCGGGGGTGCTCTACCCCGTGACCGGATGGCTGCTTTCTCCAATCATCGCGAGCGGAGCGATGGCGTTCAGCAGCGTGAGCGTGGTGCTCAACAGCCTGCGGCTCCGCCATGCCAGGCTTGAGTAA
- a CDS encoding efflux RND transporter permease subunit, giving the protein MIARIIELSIRNRVLVLLLTAMLVGAGVWNLFHIRLDAIPDLSDVQVIVTTEYPGQNPQVVDDQVTYPLASAMLAVPGSTVVRGFSMFEQSFVYVLFEDGTDIYWARSRVLEYLNFARDRLPKGVEPKLGPDATGVGWVYQYVLYPGYYSPDHPKGLWHDPDANAWYASVDNAPADRREHLTRVRAWENPGRDPISGAKLVSANQDLAQLRSLQDWYLRYPLTSVEDVSEVASIGGFVKQYQVVLDPQILQAYRLPLRDVIGAIERSNNDVGGSVIELSESEYMVRSRGYLKGLEDLAKVPVGLGDRGTPIMLGDVATLQIGGEARRGVGELDGEGEAVGGVVVARFGANAFKVIRDVKAKLAALEDGLPPGVFIKTTYDRSELISRSIRTLRNTLVEEIIVVGLVCMLFLIHLRSELVAVFVVPSSVIAALLVMNLLGINANIMSLGGIAISIGVVVDSAVIMVENGHKHLDREEERIHAGHAPTPRLEIILAAAKEVGPQLFFSLLIITVSFLPVFVLGGEAGRLFKPLAYTKTFAMSAAALLSITIIPVLMYYFITSRVLPARWGRLVNALITVAAVALPAAAILLVVDSMPHLAPYGWWCAGGWAVLAAMLLLPQRIIHEQQSPISRVLQWVYAPVFRAAMARPWLVLLVAAAALASTWYPMSRMGSEFMPPLDEGDLLYMPTTDPSISITKSKELLQQTDRLIKTFPEVLSVHGKIGRADTATDPAPLSMLETVVQLNPDHSQWRSRPVSYWFSEWPEWLKRPFTATFWPERRPITTEELKFGWQDPDGTMHHGLNTVVMFPGLANAWPFPIENRINMLATGIKTPVGIKILGPDLRVLSDLAERAASTVRTIPGTISAYSERTFGGFYLDVDIDRDAAARFGLTVGDVQDVIEAAIGGTNVTTTVEGLERYPLNVRYLRDFRDDIPALEAVLVTGSIPDASGNTVQVPLGELASIRINPGAPMIRSENAMRTAWVYVDIAGRDLGGYIAEARRVIAAQVDLPRGYTLVFSGQFEFWEKTIPRLVAASILALGVIIVLLYVSSRSWLRVGIVMLAVPFSLVGAFWFMYALDYNLSLAVIIGIIALAGLDAETGMVMLLYLDSSFDRFKSQGRMSSAADLYEAVHDGAVMRIRPKAMTVAATFIGLVPLLWAAGTGADTMRRIAAPMIGGLLISFIMELIAYPVVFYLVKRWQHRHEFAQEVLSPAGQMETAAHG; this is encoded by the coding sequence GTGATCGCACGAATCATCGAGTTGTCGATCAGGAATCGCGTCCTCGTGCTGTTGCTCACGGCGATGCTCGTCGGGGCCGGTGTGTGGAACCTCTTCCATATCCGGCTTGATGCGATCCCCGACCTGTCGGATGTTCAGGTGATCGTGACCACCGAGTACCCGGGGCAGAACCCGCAGGTCGTCGACGATCAGGTGACCTACCCGCTGGCCAGCGCCATGCTCGCGGTGCCGGGGTCGACCGTGGTGCGCGGGTTCAGCATGTTTGAGCAGTCGTTCGTGTATGTCCTGTTCGAGGACGGAACGGATATCTACTGGGCACGCAGCCGGGTTCTGGAGTACCTCAACTTTGCTAGAGACCGGCTACCGAAGGGCGTCGAGCCCAAGCTCGGCCCGGATGCAACGGGTGTTGGCTGGGTGTATCAGTACGTTCTCTACCCGGGCTACTACAGCCCCGATCACCCCAAGGGGCTCTGGCACGATCCGGACGCCAACGCGTGGTACGCCTCGGTGGACAACGCACCGGCGGACCGGCGGGAGCACCTGACGAGGGTCCGGGCATGGGAGAACCCGGGGCGCGATCCGATCTCGGGCGCCAAGCTCGTGTCTGCGAATCAGGACCTGGCGCAGCTCCGCAGCCTGCAGGACTGGTACCTCCGCTACCCACTGACGTCGGTCGAGGATGTCTCAGAGGTCGCGTCCATCGGCGGCTTTGTCAAGCAGTACCAAGTCGTACTCGATCCGCAGATTCTGCAGGCCTATCGGCTGCCGCTGCGCGACGTCATCGGCGCGATCGAGCGGTCGAATAACGACGTTGGGGGGTCCGTGATCGAGCTGTCGGAGAGCGAGTACATGGTCCGCAGCCGCGGCTACCTCAAGGGGCTCGAGGACCTTGCGAAGGTGCCGGTCGGGCTCGGAGATCGGGGCACGCCGATCATGCTCGGCGACGTCGCGACGCTGCAGATCGGGGGCGAAGCAAGGCGCGGCGTCGGCGAACTCGACGGTGAGGGCGAGGCGGTAGGCGGGGTCGTGGTCGCACGGTTCGGTGCGAACGCGTTCAAGGTCATCCGCGATGTCAAGGCGAAACTGGCCGCGCTGGAGGACGGGCTTCCGCCGGGAGTGTTCATCAAGACAACCTATGATCGTTCCGAACTTATCAGCCGGTCGATCCGGACGCTCCGCAACACCCTCGTCGAGGAGATCATCGTCGTCGGGCTGGTGTGCATGCTGTTCCTGATCCATCTGCGCAGCGAGCTGGTGGCCGTGTTCGTGGTTCCGTCGAGCGTGATCGCGGCGCTGCTGGTCATGAACCTGCTTGGGATCAATGCCAACATCATGTCCCTCGGCGGCATCGCGATCTCCATCGGCGTCGTGGTCGACTCGGCCGTGATCATGGTGGAGAACGGTCACAAGCACCTCGACCGCGAGGAGGAGCGGATCCATGCGGGCCACGCGCCGACACCGAGACTGGAGATCATCCTCGCCGCCGCCAAGGAGGTGGGGCCGCAGCTGTTCTTCTCGCTGCTGATCATCACGGTGTCGTTCCTTCCGGTATTCGTGCTTGGGGGCGAGGCGGGGCGGCTCTTCAAGCCGCTGGCCTACACCAAGACGTTCGCGATGTCGGCGGCGGCGCTGCTGTCGATCACCATCATTCCGGTGCTGATGTACTACTTCATCACCTCGCGTGTGCTGCCTGCGAGGTGGGGGCGGCTGGTCAATGCTCTGATCACGGTGGCCGCGGTGGCCTTGCCCGCAGCTGCGATCCTGCTGGTCGTGGACTCGATGCCTCACCTGGCGCCGTACGGCTGGTGGTGTGCGGGAGGGTGGGCGGTGCTCGCCGCGATGCTGCTGCTCCCGCAGAGGATAATCCACGAGCAGCAGAGCCCCATCAGCCGCGTGCTCCAGTGGGTGTACGCGCCGGTCTTCCGTGCGGCGATGGCGCGCCCCTGGCTTGTGTTGCTGGTGGCCGCAGCGGCGCTGGCGTCGACATGGTACCCGATGTCAAGGATGGGCAGCGAGTTCATGCCGCCGCTGGACGAGGGCGATCTGCTCTACATGCCGACGACGGACCCCTCGATCAGCATCACAAAAAGCAAGGAACTTCTCCAGCAGACCGACCGGCTGATCAAGACGTTTCCCGAGGTGCTCAGTGTTCACGGAAAGATCGGTCGGGCGGATACGGCCACCGACCCGGCACCTCTGTCGATGCTTGAAACAGTGGTTCAGCTGAACCCTGATCACAGCCAGTGGCGTTCGCGCCCGGTGTCGTATTGGTTCAGCGAGTGGCCGGAGTGGCTCAAGCGGCCGTTCACGGCGACGTTCTGGCCGGAGCGGCGGCCGATTACGACCGAGGAACTCAAGTTCGGCTGGCAGGACCCCGACGGGACCATGCATCACGGGCTCAACACGGTCGTGATGTTCCCGGGCCTGGCCAACGCCTGGCCGTTCCCGATCGAGAACCGGATCAACATGCTGGCGACCGGGATCAAGACTCCGGTGGGGATCAAGATCCTGGGGCCCGACCTGCGAGTCCTCAGCGACCTTGCCGAGCGGGCGGCGAGCACGGTGCGCACGATTCCCGGCACCATCTCGGCCTACTCGGAGCGCACCTTCGGCGGCTTCTACCTCGATGTCGATATCGACCGCGATGCCGCCGCGAGGTTTGGGCTGACGGTGGGGGATGTGCAGGACGTCATCGAGGCCGCGATCGGCGGAACGAATGTCACGACGACCGTCGAGGGGCTGGAGCGGTACCCGCTCAACGTGAGGTACCTGCGTGATTTCCGCGATGACATCCCGGCCCTGGAGGCCGTGCTCGTCACGGGTTCGATCCCGGATGCGTCAGGGAACACGGTCCAGGTGCCACTCGGCGAACTGGCGTCCATCAGGATCAACCCTGGGGCTCCGATGATCCGGTCGGAGAATGCCATGCGGACGGCGTGGGTGTACGTGGACATCGCCGGGCGCGACCTTGGCGGGTACATCGCGGAGGCTCGGCGCGTCATTGCGGCGCAGGTCGATCTCCCGCGGGGGTACACGCTGGTGTTCTCCGGACAGTTCGAGTTCTGGGAGAAGACCATCCCGAGGCTGGTCGCCGCGAGCATCCTGGCGCTGGGAGTGATCATCGTCCTGCTCTATGTCAGCAGCCGATCATGGCTGCGAGTCGGGATCGTGATGCTCGCGGTGCCCTTCAGCCTGGTCGGGGCGTTCTGGTTCATGTACGCGCTGGACTACAACCTGTCGCTTGCGGTGATTATCGGCATCATCGCGCTCGCGGGACTGGATGCCGAAACGGGGATGGTGATGCTGCTGTACCTTGACAGCAGCTTCGACCGCTTCAAGTCGCAGGGTCGGATGAGCTCTGCCGCCGACCTGTACGAGGCGGTTCACGACGGTGCGGTCATGCGGATCCGGCCCAAAGCCATGACCGTCGCGGCGACGTTCATCGGCTTGGTGCCCCTGCTGTGGGCTGCCGGCACCGGTGCCGACACGATGCGGCGCATCGCGGCGCCGATGATCGGCGGCTTGCTAATCAGTTTCATCATGGAGCTGATCGCCTATCCGGTGGTGTTCTACCTGGTGAAGCGGTGGCAGCACCGGCATGAGTTCGCGCAGGAAGTCCTGTCGCCAGCAGGCCAAATGGAAACCGCCGCACACGGATAG
- a CDS encoding efflux RND transporter periplasmic adaptor subunit, with amino-acid sequence MTRQIQDRVEAPRRRGRGRTYVLLLIAAAGGVYAGVQWQGRIAPLLGMGVAPSGDAGSQGSTSSDSQQLWTCGMHPQVIQDRPGDCPICHMKLTPLNVGSGSPQPGGRGHDHAATAGEGQRGREAERRVKYWWDPMLSPPYISDRPGKSPMGMDLVPVYEDDVPVPGVLDGTGAVVIDPAVVQNMGIRVSMVTQGPLTRRVRLVGYLDEAQPNASDINLLVSGWVRRLYADTEGMHVKAGDPLFDLYSPELQIAIEELIASRRARGLSAAGGDVSEGDAMGMAASLYDATVRKLELLGLPRAQIEALAKRDRAPDTVTFVSPITGDVTEKSVVEGSAVKAGDRVLRIVDFSTLWVDGQVFERDLPFVHVGQRASASIASRPGEPINGEIVFVDPRVNESTRTAVARMSIPNPDRALKPGMYATVRLDSLIAENAVLAPREAIIDTGESQVAFVAEAVGRFQPRRVKMGLASEGGLVQVIEGLAPGEAVVTSGQFLVDSESRLREAIQKFLNEKKAPVAKASDPGARVGIKVTPEQQEREDALVLQYLAIAERLGNKEPEGSPPSVDVAPLIAAARALQAEAAGGGLASRAADVIRVAETMKDQPITRQRELFGGLSDLVIALVETAPQSSAVAGTLFVVHCPMAPGSWLQRTEDIANPYYASEMKRCGEVVKVIDANREAHP; translated from the coding sequence ATGACTCGACAAATCCAGGATCGTGTTGAGGCGCCGCGCCGACGCGGGCGAGGACGAACGTACGTGCTCTTGCTGATTGCCGCCGCGGGCGGCGTGTACGCCGGTGTCCAGTGGCAGGGCCGGATTGCGCCTCTGCTCGGCATGGGCGTCGCACCCAGCGGCGACGCTGGCAGCCAGGGCAGCACATCCAGCGATTCGCAGCAACTCTGGACATGCGGCATGCATCCGCAGGTGATCCAGGACCGGCCGGGCGACTGCCCCATCTGCCATATGAAACTCACACCGCTGAATGTGGGCAGCGGGAGTCCTCAGCCAGGCGGTCGCGGGCACGACCACGCGGCGACAGCCGGAGAGGGTCAGAGGGGGCGGGAGGCGGAGCGAAGGGTCAAGTACTGGTGGGATCCGATGCTGAGCCCGCCGTACATCTCGGATCGTCCTGGAAAGAGTCCGATGGGGATGGACCTCGTCCCTGTGTATGAAGACGACGTTCCAGTCCCGGGCGTGCTCGACGGGACTGGTGCGGTGGTCATCGATCCTGCCGTCGTCCAGAACATGGGGATCCGGGTGTCGATGGTCACCCAGGGGCCGCTGACAAGACGGGTTCGTCTAGTTGGTTACCTGGATGAGGCTCAGCCGAATGCCAGCGACATCAACCTCCTGGTCTCCGGCTGGGTACGGCGGCTCTACGCCGACACGGAAGGGATGCATGTCAAGGCTGGAGATCCACTGTTCGACCTGTACAGCCCGGAGTTGCAGATCGCCATCGAGGAACTGATCGCCTCGCGGCGGGCGAGGGGCCTGTCCGCGGCGGGAGGCGATGTATCGGAGGGGGATGCCATGGGTATGGCGGCCTCGTTGTACGACGCGACCGTGAGGAAGCTGGAGTTGCTCGGGCTTCCGCGGGCACAGATCGAGGCGCTCGCGAAGAGAGATCGTGCGCCGGACACCGTCACGTTCGTGAGCCCTATCACCGGCGATGTGACTGAGAAGTCGGTGGTTGAAGGCTCCGCCGTCAAGGCGGGAGACCGCGTGCTGCGCATCGTCGACTTCTCGACGCTGTGGGTTGACGGTCAGGTCTTCGAGCGTGACCTGCCGTTTGTGCATGTCGGTCAGCGGGCGAGCGCCTCGATTGCGTCGCGGCCGGGCGAGCCCATCAACGGAGAGATCGTCTTCGTCGATCCTCGCGTCAACGAGTCGACTCGGACGGCTGTGGCGCGGATGTCGATCCCGAATCCGGACCGGGCCCTTAAGCCGGGGATGTACGCGACGGTACGGCTTGATTCCCTGATCGCCGAGAACGCGGTGCTGGCGCCGCGCGAAGCGATTATCGACACGGGCGAGTCTCAGGTGGCGTTCGTGGCCGAGGCGGTCGGTCGCTTCCAGCCGCGGAGAGTCAAGATGGGGCTTGCAAGTGAGGGCGGGCTTGTGCAGGTCATCGAGGGGTTGGCGCCCGGCGAGGCGGTGGTGACGAGCGGACAGTTTCTCGTCGATTCCGAGAGCCGCCTGAGGGAGGCGATCCAGAAGTTCCTCAACGAGAAGAAGGCGCCGGTGGCGAAGGCGTCCGACCCGGGGGCGAGGGTGGGCATCAAGGTCACTCCGGAACAGCAGGAGCGAGAGGATGCGCTGGTGCTCCAGTACCTGGCTATTGCCGAGCGGCTTGGGAACAAGGAGCCGGAGGGATCGCCGCCATCGGTAGACGTGGCGCCGCTCATCGCCGCGGCTCGTGCGCTGCAGGCTGAAGCGGCGGGGGGTGGCCTTGCAAGCCGGGCGGCGGACGTGATCAGGGTCGCCGAGACGATGAAGGATCAGCCGATCACCCGTCAGCGAGAGCTGTTCGGGGGACTTAGTGATCTCGTGATCGCCCTGGTCGAAACGGCGCCTCAGTCCTCGGCGGTTGCGGGCACGCTGTTCGTCGTGCACTGTCCGATGGCCCCCGGGAGCTGGCTCCAGCGGACGGAGGATATCGCCAACCCCTACTACGCGAGCGAGATGAAGCGGTGCGGCGAGGTCGTCAAGGTGATCGACGCGAACCGCGAGGCCCACCCGTGA
- a CDS encoding TolC family protein, with the protein MFICRAEAAARALAVIVVSVATTGCALTPDGTSEEMSRIARQGGRYEPGIEERSLPELPAQATWEDVLRRAFLANGELEAAYFDWKAAAERIEVASAWPNSRLMLGYSYTFSGGNMKGFDRNSFSFSPDSMESLLWPTKAAQQGKVALDEARAAGARFRAAKFDLQRRVLVAWAEFGLLAEKARIERERRSLAQLTFETARSRLLGGGMQQDLLRAEVEVRVADDTVRAIEAELASARALLNSMLARAPDAPLAAPTPMQPPREIAADDAALLQAAVDLNPELEVLAHQTAGRADALELAKMQWLPDINPTFAFTGSASQAIGAAIMLPTTIKEIEGGIKEAGANLRGSEAMLRQARRDREGLFVATLVSLRDAERQAALFSGNIVPAAERIAAISRQSYSAGMVGYLDMIEAERTLLASRLTAAEARAVREKRLAEIEALMGVDIETIADLGAGATSGVPFAASHKPGVHP; encoded by the coding sequence ATGTTCATTTGTCGCGCTGAGGCGGCGGCGCGCGCGCTCGCCGTGATCGTCGTGTCGGTTGCTACGACGGGGTGCGCCCTGACGCCGGACGGCACTTCCGAAGAGATGAGCCGTATCGCCAGGCAGGGCGGCAGGTACGAGCCCGGGATCGAGGAGCGGTCGCTCCCCGAGTTGCCTGCGCAGGCCACGTGGGAGGATGTGCTCCGGCGGGCATTCCTCGCCAACGGCGAGCTGGAGGCGGCCTACTTCGACTGGAAGGCCGCGGCGGAGCGGATCGAGGTCGCCTCGGCCTGGCCGAACTCTCGGCTGATGCTCGGGTACTCGTACACCTTCTCCGGCGGCAACATGAAGGGGTTTGACCGGAACTCCTTCTCGTTCAGCCCGGATTCGATGGAGAGCCTGCTGTGGCCGACGAAGGCTGCCCAGCAGGGGAAGGTCGCTCTCGATGAGGCCCGGGCCGCAGGAGCCCGCTTCCGCGCTGCCAAGTTCGACCTGCAGCGCCGGGTGCTGGTGGCCTGGGCCGAGTTCGGGCTGCTGGCTGAGAAGGCACGCATCGAGCGGGAGCGGCGTTCGCTCGCCCAGTTGACGTTCGAGACCGCCCGGTCGCGACTGCTCGGCGGCGGGATGCAGCAGGACCTGCTGAGGGCCGAGGTGGAGGTGCGTGTCGCGGATGACACGGTTCGGGCGATCGAGGCCGAGCTTGCATCGGCGCGGGCCTTGCTCAACAGCATGCTCGCGCGGGCGCCGGACGCTCCGCTCGCCGCACCGACTCCGATGCAGCCGCCGCGGGAGATCGCGGCGGACGATGCGGCTCTTCTGCAGGCTGCTGTCGACCTGAACCCCGAGTTGGAGGTCCTGGCCCACCAGACGGCGGGACGGGCCGATGCGCTCGAACTGGCGAAGATGCAGTGGCTGCCGGACATCAACCCGACGTTCGCGTTCACGGGGAGCGCCTCGCAGGCGATCGGCGCCGCGATCATGCTCCCGACCACGATCAAGGAGATCGAGGGGGGAATCAAGGAGGCGGGCGCGAACCTGCGGGGGTCGGAGGCCATGCTCCGCCAGGCCAGGAGAGACCGTGAGGGCTTGTTCGTCGCGACGCTCGTGTCACTCCGAGATGCGGAGCGACAGGCAGCGCTGTTCAGCGGGAACATCGTGCCCGCGGCCGAGCGAATCGCGGCGATCTCTCGCCAGTCGTACTCCGCGGGCATGGTCGGATACCTCGACATGATCGAGGCGGAACGGACACTGCTGGCGTCCCGCCTGACCGCCGCAGAGGCGCGAGCAGTGAGAGAGAAGAGGCTTGCCGAGATCGAGGCCCTCATGGGAGTCGACATCGAGACGATTGCGGACCTTGGAGCCGGCGCGACTTCTGGCGTGCCCTTCGCCGCTTCACACAAACCAGGAGTTCATCCATGA